TTTTATTTATCGAAATAATTGCTGCATTTTGTGTAAGTCCGGCCATTGGTATAGATCCAAATAAAGACGATATAACAGAGCCTACTCCCATTGCTATAGTACTATTTGCAATTTCTTCACCTTTAAGCGGTCTTCCATATGCACCAAATGTTGTTACTGTTCCACACCCGAGTAAAGAAATAATAGAAATAGCATAAGCTATTGTAAATGTAATTATTATTCCTGTATCAAACTCAATTCCATAAGCCATTGGTTTTGGAATTGCAAGCCATCCAGCTTCAGCAATACTTGAAAAATCAACCATCCCTAAAGGAATTGCCACTATATAACCGACTATCATTCCGATTACAATAGCCGCATTTTTTATCATACCTCTACCAATTTTATTTAAAATAGCTATTATGAAAACTACTAATAATCCAACAAATATATTTTTAGGATCCCCATAGTTTTCAGGTTTTATCCCAGATGCAAAATTCTTTACTGCTGATGGGTAAAGGCCTATCCCCATACATATAACTAATACTCCTGATATAAGTGGTGTAAATATTTTTTTTATTCTATCAACATAAAACCCCATAAAAACTCCAATTATTGAAGCAACCAACAAACTACCAAATAAAACTGGTAATCCTTGATCCTTTGCAACTGCTACAGTTAATCCTAAAAATACATAACTCATTCCCATCATCATAGGAAGACCGGATCCTAATTTGTATTTTTTGAATAAAGGTAGTGGAAATAACTGAATAAAAGTTGCTATTGCCGATACAAAAAGTGCTGATTGAATAAGAGTTATTCGTTGCTCAATCGAGGCACCAATTGCCCCTGCTATTAAAATTGGAGGTACAATTGTCCCTACAAACATTGCTAACAAATGCTGAAAACTAAGTGGTAATGCTTCTCCTATTAATAATTTATTGTTATCGCTCATTAAAAATTCCCCCTAAATATTTTTATTGTGATTTTTAGCTATCCACATTCCTTTTCATCCTAATAATTAAAATTTATTTTAATTGCATTTTATTCCACATTTTTTTTGCATGTTCTCTTGATCTTTCAAATATTTCATTTTCATTTATTCCTACTAATTTTCTATCTTTCATTATAATTTTTCCATCTATGATGGTGGTATTCACACTTCTACCCATCAGCCCAAATAATATATGACTGCTATAATTTGTTTCATTCATAGGAGTTAATGGGTTATAGTCAGCTATTATTATGTCTGCCATAGCTCCTTTCTTTAACACTCCTATATTTCCATCAAAATACTTAGCTACAATCTTTCTGTTATTTTCAAACAACATCTGAGGTGTTTCTCCCCAAGCTACAGAAGGGTTTGATTTTACATGTTTATGTATTATATTAGCGACTTTCATAGACTCAAACATATCATTTGTATAACCATCGGTTCCAAGTCCTACATTAATCCCTTTTTCTAATAATTCTAAAGCTGGGGAGCAGCCCACTGCATTTCCCATATTTGATTCAGGATTATGAACTACCTGAGTTCCATTATTTTTTAAGATATTCATTTCATTGTCATCTACGTGGATACAATGAACTGCTATTGTCTTTTCTCCTAAAATTCCATATTCATCAAGTCTCTCTACGACTCTCTTGTTGTATTTAGTTAATGAATCTTCTAAATCATCTATAGCTTCCGCTGTATGAACGTGATAACCGGCATCTAGGCCTTCCATAGATTTTACACACTTGTGTAAAGATTCACTTGATAGAGTGAAAGAAGCATGCATCCCAAACATTCCCTTAATCATATTTTGGTTTTTTGTGTTGTAGTATTTAATAAAATCTGTATTCTCTTTAATTCCCTCCTCTAATATATCAATACCATCTCTGTCTGAAACTTCATAACAAAGGCAGGTTCTTATTCCAATCTCTTTAGCGGCATCTGCAATGGTGAATAAACTGTCTTTTGCTGCCATTGGACTTGCATGGTGATCAAATATTGTTGTTACTCCATTTTTTATGCTTTCTATATATGTCGTAAGAGCACTGTACTTTACATCTTCTAATTTTAAATTTTTATCCACTTTCCACCACATATTTTCTAAAATATCTACAAAGTTTTTTGGAGCTGGACCTGTAGAAGCCATACCTCTTGCAAAAGCACTATATATATGATGATGAGTATTGATCATTCCCGGCATTATCAATTGACCTTTTGCATCAATAAATTCTGCATCCGGATATTTTTCTTTCATTGTTTGAGTTTCACCTGTTTCTATTACTTCATTCCCT
This sequence is a window from Psychrilyobacter atlanticus DSM 19335. Protein-coding genes within it:
- a CDS encoding uracil-xanthine permease family protein; translation: MSDNNKLLIGEALPLSFQHLLAMFVGTIVPPILIAGAIGASIEQRITLIQSALFVSAIATFIQLFPLPLFKKYKLGSGLPMMMGMSYVFLGLTVAVAKDQGLPVLFGSLLVASIIGVFMGFYVDRIKKIFTPLISGVLVICMGIGLYPSAVKNFASGIKPENYGDPKNIFVGLLVVFIIAILNKIGRGMIKNAAIVIGMIVGYIVAIPLGMVDFSSIAEAGWLAIPKPMAYGIEFDTGIIITFTIAYAISIISLLGCGTVTTFGAYGRPLKGEEIANSTIAMGVGSVISSLFGSIPMAGLTQNAAIISINKKTQKVIFVLASLMVLVTSISPKIASCLISIPNSVIGGGTLVIFGMITISGMGLLNRVGDNEYSKLIAGISIAISIGITYNPTMFLKFSPTIQTLIGKSSLISGVIIALILQELYRLIDSFNSKKKVIQENI
- the ssnA gene encoding putative aminohydrolase SsnA, with product MFLIGNGRLITQEEMNPFYHNGTVVVEGNEVIETGETQTMKEKYPDAEFIDAKGQLIMPGMINTHHHIYSAFARGMASTGPAPKNFVDILENMWWKVDKNLKLEDVKYSALTTYIESIKNGVTTIFDHHASPMAAKDSLFTIADAAKEIGIRTCLCYEVSDRDGIDILEEGIKENTDFIKYYNTKNQNMIKGMFGMHASFTLSSESLHKCVKSMEGLDAGYHVHTAEAIDDLEDSLTKYNKRVVERLDEYGILGEKTIAVHCIHVDDNEMNILKNNGTQVVHNPESNMGNAVGCSPALELLEKGINVGLGTDGYTNDMFESMKVANIIHKHVKSNPSVAWGETPQMLFENNRKIVAKYFDGNIGVLKKGAMADIIIADYNPLTPMNETNYSSHILFGLMGRSVNTTIIDGKIIMKDRKLVGINENEIFERSREHAKKMWNKMQLK